From a single Microbacterium murale genomic region:
- the pyrR gene encoding bifunctional pyr operon transcriptional regulator/uracil phosphoribosyltransferase PyrR yields MSARTVLHEADISRALTRIAHEILESNRGAENLVLLGIPTRGVTLAHRLGTLISSIAQTSVATGSLDVTLFRDDLAKHPTRSPQPTDIPAGGIDGKTVVLVDDVLFSGRSIRAALDAIQSIGRPSTVRLAILVDRGHRELPIRPDFVGKNIPSSRQERVNVRLFENDGAEAVTIGE; encoded by the coding sequence ATGAGCGCACGTACTGTGCTGCATGAAGCCGATATCTCGCGGGCTCTGACCCGTATCGCGCACGAGATCCTCGAATCCAACCGGGGAGCTGAGAACCTCGTCCTGCTGGGCATTCCGACCCGCGGAGTCACTCTCGCCCACCGCCTCGGCACGCTGATCAGCAGCATCGCCCAGACGTCGGTGGCGACCGGTTCTCTGGACGTCACGCTTTTCCGCGACGACCTCGCCAAGCACCCGACCAGGTCTCCGCAGCCCACCGACATCCCCGCCGGAGGGATCGACGGCAAGACGGTCGTGCTCGTCGATGATGTGCTGTTCTCAGGGCGCAGCATCCGCGCCGCTCTCGACGCGATCCAGTCGATCGGGCGACCGTCGACCGTGCGACTGGCGATCCTCGTGGACCGCGGACACCGTGAGCTCCCGATCCGCCCCGACTTCGTCGGCAAGAACATCCCGTCGTCCCGCCAGGAGCGCGTCAACGTGCGCCTGTTCGAGAACGACGGCGCCGAGGCGGTGACGATCGGAGAATGA
- a CDS encoding molybdopterin oxidoreductase family protein: MNVETHTHCPYCALQCAMTLTPRAADAALDEPTLTVTGRSFPTNRGGLCKKGWTSSTLLDSDERIRTPLVRDARGELVATEWSTALDLLAQRIRDLQIESGHDSIGVFGGGGLTNEKAYQLGKFARIALGTSRIDYNGRFCMSSAAAAANRAFGIDRGLPFPLTDLDAAKTVLMLGSNVAETMPPFLSHLAGVREAGGLIVVDPRRSATARLTEDGQGLHVAPAPGTDLELLLGLTHIVISERMYDAKGVEEHTIGFDDLRRSVAAWWPARVQQVTGVPVHALRDVARRLSSGAETFILTGRGVEQHANGTDTATAAINLALILGLPTRPGSGYGTLTGQGNGQGGREHGQKSDQLPGYRKITDPAARAHVADVWGVNADDIPGPGLPAVQLLASIDEPDGIRALLVHGSNPVISAPDAGAVRRRLGRLQLLVVCDFFLSETAAMADIVLPVTQWAEEEGTMTNLEGRVLRRRRATAPPDGVRSELWIFSELARRLNAPGRFDVDPALVFDELARASAGGIADYSGLSHALLDDGREAYWPYPSGSIGTPRPLLDGYRHPDGRARIVAVSVTARPENVATGDELTLVTGRLLEHYQSGAQTRRVPELMAARSVMEATMHPSTAADRGLRDGDPAVLENSRGTVMATVATSTTIRPDTVFLPFHFPGEHSANLLTIDATDPVSAMPEFKTAIVRVRAAAAR; the protein is encoded by the coding sequence ATGAACGTCGAGACCCACACCCATTGCCCATACTGCGCGCTGCAATGCGCGATGACTCTCACGCCGAGAGCCGCGGATGCTGCGCTCGACGAACCGACGCTGACAGTCACAGGCCGCTCCTTCCCGACCAACCGCGGCGGCCTGTGCAAGAAGGGCTGGACCTCTTCGACCCTGTTGGATTCCGATGAGCGCATACGCACACCTCTCGTCCGAGACGCTCGCGGCGAACTCGTGGCGACGGAGTGGTCCACCGCGCTCGACCTCCTCGCGCAGCGCATTCGAGACCTTCAGATCGAGTCCGGCCACGACAGCATCGGCGTCTTCGGGGGCGGCGGCCTCACGAACGAGAAGGCCTATCAGCTGGGAAAGTTCGCGCGCATCGCGCTCGGCACATCGCGCATCGACTACAACGGTCGCTTCTGCATGTCGTCCGCAGCAGCGGCGGCGAACCGCGCGTTCGGTATCGACCGGGGTCTGCCGTTCCCGCTGACCGATCTGGATGCAGCGAAGACCGTCCTGATGCTGGGCTCGAACGTCGCAGAGACCATGCCTCCGTTTCTGTCGCACCTCGCCGGTGTCCGAGAGGCTGGCGGCCTCATCGTCGTCGATCCGCGCCGCAGCGCGACGGCACGGCTGACCGAAGACGGGCAGGGGCTGCACGTGGCACCTGCGCCGGGGACCGACCTTGAGCTGCTGCTCGGTCTCACGCACATCGTGATCTCGGAGCGGATGTACGACGCGAAGGGGGTAGAGGAGCACACCATCGGATTCGATGACCTGCGCCGCAGCGTGGCTGCATGGTGGCCGGCCCGTGTGCAGCAGGTGACGGGCGTACCCGTGCACGCGTTGCGCGATGTGGCGCGGCGTCTCTCGTCAGGGGCGGAGACGTTCATCCTCACCGGCCGCGGCGTCGAACAGCACGCCAACGGCACCGACACTGCGACAGCGGCCATCAACCTCGCTCTCATCCTCGGACTGCCCACCCGGCCCGGCAGCGGCTACGGAACGCTCACCGGGCAGGGAAACGGTCAGGGCGGTCGTGAGCACGGCCAGAAGAGCGACCAACTACCCGGCTACCGCAAGATCACCGACCCTGCTGCACGCGCTCACGTCGCCGATGTGTGGGGCGTGAACGCCGACGACATCCCCGGTCCCGGTCTGCCTGCCGTTCAGCTGCTCGCCTCCATCGACGAGCCGGACGGGATCCGAGCCCTGCTGGTGCACGGTTCGAACCCGGTCATCTCGGCGCCGGATGCGGGTGCAGTGCGAAGACGGCTCGGCCGGTTGCAACTTCTCGTCGTCTGCGACTTCTTCCTCTCCGAGACCGCGGCGATGGCCGACATCGTGCTTCCGGTGACGCAGTGGGCTGAGGAGGAGGGCACCATGACGAACCTGGAAGGGCGAGTGCTCCGGCGCAGGCGCGCGACGGCGCCGCCTGACGGAGTACGCAGTGAACTGTGGATCTTCTCCGAGCTGGCTCGTCGGCTGAACGCGCCTGGTCGTTTCGACGTCGATCCCGCACTCGTGTTCGACGAACTGGCGCGAGCCTCTGCGGGCGGCATCGCGGACTATTCCGGGCTCAGTCATGCTCTGCTGGACGACGGTCGGGAGGCCTACTGGCCGTACCCGAGCGGAAGCATCGGCACACCGCGTCCGCTGCTCGACGGGTACCGGCATCCCGATGGCCGAGCCCGCATCGTGGCGGTATCGGTCACTGCGCGACCAGAGAACGTCGCGACCGGCGACGAACTGACACTCGTCACCGGTCGGTTGCTGGAGCACTATCAGTCCGGTGCGCAGACTCGACGGGTGCCGGAACTGATGGCCGCGCGGAGTGTGATGGAAGCGACGATGCATCCATCGACGGCTGCCGACCGAGGGCTCCGCGATGGTGACCCTGCCGTGCTCGAGAACAGCCGCGGCACCGTCATGGCGACGGTCGCGACCAGCACGACCATCCGGCCGGATACCGTGTTCCTGCCCTTTCACTTTCCCGGCGAACACAGTGCGAACCTGCTGACGATCGATGCCACCGACCCTGTGTCGGCGATGCCGGAGTTCAAGACCGCGATCGTGCGCGTGCGTGCCGCTGCGGCTCGCTGA
- a CDS encoding Rieske 2Fe-2S domain-containing protein — protein sequence MRITGLGHAGMFIETVGGNIICDPVLGPSFYGSWFPFPDNRGLDWEKYGREADFLYISHRHRDHFDPTLLQRYIRKDIEVLLPDYPIDDLEKDIRALGYDNITYAPAGEVIQRGELKIMITPLRAPSDGPIGDSSLSVDDGTASVLNQNDSHPLDLERLLSFGKPDAYFTQTSGAIWWPMVYDLPQDAKQNFARLKRDAQNKRAMFYIEKVDAPHVFPMAGPPMFLRDDLFKYNGFGLDDDSIFTDQKQFLAHLEEKAPQYDGQLFVPGTVVELDHTDMAITQTLYTDAEIAHIFDEKWEYLESQRASRQQEIRDEEASRAETIPPAEMLETLKAWWEPLLKKSRTIRLGVGGCVRFRIGDLDMVVDFPRAKVREYAGEECIYWYTIPADLVSTNIRDHEIDWSNSIFLSMQFHVGRSGKFNEFLTTFLKCLSVDRIEYVENWYSEQTDQTEDAEIGDWVVQRRCPHLRADLTKTGKVDEDGVLTCSMHDWKWDLKTGRCLSTTGHPIRAKKVDDVTDDALRLGV from the coding sequence ATGCGGATCACGGGGCTCGGTCACGCCGGCATGTTCATCGAAACGGTCGGCGGAAACATCATCTGCGACCCGGTGCTCGGTCCGTCGTTCTATGGTTCCTGGTTCCCGTTCCCCGACAACCGGGGTCTCGACTGGGAGAAGTATGGGCGGGAAGCGGATTTCCTGTACATCTCGCACCGCCACCGCGATCACTTCGATCCGACACTGCTGCAGCGCTACATCCGCAAGGACATCGAGGTGCTGCTGCCGGACTATCCGATCGACGACCTCGAGAAGGACATCCGCGCGCTCGGCTATGACAACATCACCTACGCACCGGCAGGTGAAGTGATTCAGCGCGGTGAGCTGAAGATCATGATCACCCCGCTGCGCGCTCCCAGTGACGGCCCGATCGGCGACTCATCGCTCAGCGTCGACGATGGCACGGCATCCGTGCTCAACCAGAACGACTCGCATCCGCTCGACCTCGAGAGGCTCTTGAGCTTCGGCAAGCCGGATGCGTACTTCACGCAGACGTCCGGCGCGATCTGGTGGCCGATGGTCTACGACCTGCCGCAGGATGCGAAGCAGAACTTCGCCCGTCTGAAGCGCGACGCGCAGAACAAGCGCGCGATGTTCTACATCGAGAAGGTCGACGCTCCGCATGTGTTCCCGATGGCAGGGCCGCCGATGTTCCTGCGCGACGACCTGTTCAAGTACAACGGCTTCGGTCTCGACGACGACTCGATCTTCACGGATCAGAAGCAGTTCCTCGCGCACCTCGAGGAAAAGGCGCCGCAGTACGACGGGCAGCTGTTCGTGCCCGGCACCGTGGTCGAGCTGGATCACACCGACATGGCGATCACGCAGACGCTGTACACGGATGCCGAGATCGCCCACATCTTCGACGAGAAGTGGGAGTACCTCGAGTCGCAGCGCGCCAGTCGCCAGCAGGAGATCCGTGACGAGGAGGCGTCGCGCGCAGAGACCATCCCGCCCGCGGAGATGCTCGAGACACTGAAGGCGTGGTGGGAGCCGCTGCTGAAGAAGTCGCGCACCATCCGCCTCGGCGTCGGCGGTTGCGTGCGGTTCCGCATCGGCGATCTCGACATGGTGGTCGACTTCCCGCGGGCCAAGGTCCGGGAGTACGCGGGGGAGGAGTGCATCTACTGGTACACGATCCCCGCTGATCTGGTCTCCACCAACATCCGCGATCACGAGATCGACTGGTCGAACTCGATCTTCCTCTCGATGCAGTTCCACGTCGGACGCAGCGGCAAGTTCAACGAGTTCCTCACGACGTTCCTCAAGTGCCTCTCGGTCGATCGGATCGAGTACGTGGAGAACTGGTACTCCGAGCAGACCGACCAGACCGAGGACGCCGAGATCGGCGACTGGGTCGTGCAGCGACGCTGCCCGCACCTGCGCGCCGACCTCACAAAGACGGGCAAGGTCGACGAGGACGGCGTGCTGACCTGCAGCATGCACGACTGGAAGTGGGATCTTAAGACCGGGCGCTGCCTGAGCACCACGGGGCATCCGATCCGGGCGAAGAAGGTCGACGACGTCACGGACGACGCCCTGCGCCTGGGAGTCTGA
- a CDS encoding FAD-dependent oxidoreductase, with protein sequence MSDRESRLRVVIVGFGPVGARLCEELLPAMKKGLIDLTVIGAEKEAPYNRVRVAEMTVGRTDAASITLHDPQASMNAGVHVHLDTRVTDIDRLSRQVELSTGESVSYDRLVLATGARANVPTLTGIDRPAFDLSSLSRAGSGAIGADPALPAGVTVLRDLADAERVRAAVDERSRIIVLGAGVLGLEFALLAAKAGAEVGVVHHGPTPMPRSLDRGSGTVLSRALRASGVAVYAHSRAEAVAFHTDGDGVRTFDALVTADGNYVRGDLLVLSCGVGARAELATLAGLRTAAGIVVDENFRSWTDEHIYAIGDCAHVVERTDDTAALTRLPGAPSGLIGPGWRQADWLGHRLTADAAGEAIPMAAPVERDTVVMLKADEIDVVAVGDVDVDVWDSPPPGEPMPHRHVAEWADPQHGRYLKVVTRDGILEAFACVGMPRTGAELTLLYDRRGELPADRSLLLRLDGADDGAIASADAFAPTATVCWCNGVTVQRIEESVAAGSDTVACLGRDTRAGTGCGGCKPRLAELIDRFASAAQAAPA encoded by the coding sequence GTGTCCGACCGCGAATCGCGACTTCGGGTCGTGATCGTCGGGTTCGGCCCGGTCGGCGCCCGGCTGTGCGAAGAGCTGCTTCCTGCGATGAAGAAAGGCCTCATCGATCTCACTGTCATCGGCGCGGAGAAGGAGGCCCCGTACAACAGGGTTCGAGTGGCGGAGATGACGGTCGGTCGAACGGATGCCGCGAGCATCACCCTGCACGACCCGCAGGCGAGCATGAACGCCGGCGTGCACGTGCATCTGGATACCAGGGTCACCGATATCGATCGGCTGAGCAGGCAGGTGGAGCTGTCGACCGGAGAGAGCGTGTCGTACGACCGGCTCGTGCTCGCGACCGGTGCTCGTGCGAACGTGCCCACGCTCACCGGCATCGATCGGCCGGCCTTCGATCTGTCGTCGTTGTCCAGAGCGGGATCCGGTGCGATCGGTGCCGACCCGGCGCTGCCGGCCGGCGTCACAGTGCTGCGTGATCTTGCCGACGCGGAGCGCGTACGTGCGGCCGTAGACGAGCGGTCGCGGATCATCGTGCTCGGGGCCGGGGTCCTCGGCCTCGAGTTCGCGCTGCTCGCTGCGAAGGCCGGCGCTGAGGTCGGCGTCGTGCACCACGGCCCCACGCCCATGCCGCGCAGCCTCGATCGAGGATCCGGCACTGTGCTCTCGCGCGCGCTGCGCGCGAGCGGTGTGGCGGTGTACGCGCATAGCAGGGCCGAGGCGGTCGCATTCCACACGGACGGCGACGGCGTGCGCACATTCGACGCGCTGGTCACGGCTGACGGCAACTACGTTCGAGGAGACCTGCTGGTGCTGTCGTGCGGCGTCGGTGCGCGAGCGGAACTGGCGACGCTGGCGGGGCTGCGCACCGCTGCCGGGATCGTCGTGGACGAGAATTTCCGTTCGTGGACCGACGAGCACATCTACGCGATCGGCGACTGCGCCCACGTGGTGGAGCGAACGGATGACACGGCCGCGCTGACGCGCCTGCCTGGTGCGCCATCAGGGCTCATCGGTCCAGGATGGCGACAAGCCGACTGGCTGGGCCATCGGCTCACAGCGGACGCCGCAGGCGAGGCGATCCCCATGGCGGCACCAGTCGAGAGAGACACCGTCGTCATGCTGAAGGCCGACGAGATCGATGTGGTGGCGGTGGGCGATGTCGATGTGGACGTCTGGGATTCCCCACCGCCCGGCGAGCCGATGCCGCACCGGCACGTCGCCGAGTGGGCCGATCCGCAGCACGGCCGCTACCTCAAAGTGGTGACCAGAGACGGGATCCTCGAAGCCTTCGCCTGCGTCGGGATGCCGCGCACCGGCGCCGAGCTCACGCTCCTGTACGACCGTCGCGGCGAGCTGCCTGCCGATCGTTCTCTGCTGCTGCGATTGGACGGCGCGGATGACGGTGCGATCGCGAGTGCCGACGCCTTCGCCCCGACGGCGACGGTGTGCTGGTGCAACGGCGTCACCGTGCAGCGCATCGAGGAATCGGTCGCCGCCGGCAGCGATACCGTGGCGTGCCTGGGCCGTGACACGCGCGCCGGCACCGGCTGCGGGGGATGCAAGCCTCGTCTTGCCGAACTCATCGACAGGTTCGCGTCGGCCGCGCAGGCAGCGCCGGCATGA